The sequence GGTTTATTAACTGCGTTTTTATCAACTGTACTTGGCTTAATCCTTAGTCTGATCGCAACGATACATCATCGCCTGGACCAGTTGGTGGGATGGCTGATTGACTTGTTTTTAAGCTTGCCCCATCTGGTTACGTTAATATTAATTTCATTTGTATTAGGTGGTGGAATGAAGGGTATTATTATTGGTTTAATGCTTACACATTGGACAGGCATTGCCAGGGTATTAAGGGCTGAATTAATGCAGTTGAACAATATGCCGTATGTGCAAATGTCCAAACATCTTGGGAGAGGGTTTTGGTGGAGAGCAAGACATCATTTTCTACCGCACTTGATTCCGCAATTGGTAGTGGGGTTCACGCTAATATTTCCACATGCGATTCTACATGAAGCAGCTATCACTTTCCTAGGATTTGGATTATCTGCTGAAGAACCGGCAATTGGTATTATTTTATCGGAAGCGATGCAGTACTTATCAAACGGTATGTGGTGGTTAGCCTTTTTCCCTGGTTTGCTCCTCGTCGTGATGGTCGTATTATTTCAACGATTCGCCCATGAATTTCAAGCTCATATAGGAAGGGATCGTACCTATGAATAACTTATTGACGATAAAAAAGTTGAATGTTCTTCATCAACAGTCTCAACATTATTTGCTCCAGGATATTAATTTGTCACTCACAAGCGGGGAAGTGTTGGCATTAGTGGGGGAAAGCGGATCAGGAAAAAGCCTGCTTGCTCAGGCTATATTACATCTCCTCCCAGATAACTTAGAGCAAAAAGGAGAGATTTACTATCGAGATCAACCTTTTTCAAAAAGCCAGCGAGGAAAAAACGTCATTTTAATACCGCAATCAATTGATGCGCTCGATCCCTTAATGAAAATCGGTAAACAGATAGAAGGATTAATGAAGAAAGCAGGTCGGCATCAGCAAATGCTGGCTTTATTAACTCGCTTAGGCTTAGGTGCGGAGATTGCTGAACGATATCCTTTTCAATTATCGGGTGGCCAGGCAAGAAGGGTATTGGTTGCAATTGCAATCGGAAGTGCAGCTGATGTTGTCATCGCTGACGAGCCAACGCCAGGATTGGACCAAAAAGCAAAGCAGGATATGATTGCTTTACTAAAAGAAGTACAGCAGGCTGGAAAAACCATTCTATTGATTACACATGATTTCGAAGCTGCTTTACAACTTGCAGAACAAATAGCAGTTCTCAAAGATGGCCGTATATTAGAAGTAGTCAATCGAGCAGAATTTACAGGTGAAGGAGAGCGATTGCAGCACCATTTCACGAAGAAAATGTGGCAATCGCTGCCCCAAAACCTTTTTACAAGGAGTTAACATATGCTAAAGGTTAAAAATATAAGCTATCGCTTACCTAATCAGCACATGCTATTTGAAAAAGTATCGTTAACGATGAAACAAGGATATATTGTCGGACTTAGTGGTGATAGTGGCTTAGGCAAAACAACTTTCGCTAAGATTATCAGTGGCTATTTGCAAGCGGAGGAAGGAGAAATAAATTGGCAGATTCGTAAACATGAACCCAGCCCGGTGCAATTGATTTGGCAGCATCCAGAGCAGGCAGTCAATCCAAGGTGGCGTATTGAAAAAATCATCAAGGAAGCAGGTGAATTAGACCAGTCACTGCTAGCTGCTTGCAATATACCGACTGAATGGCTCCATCGATACCCTTCTCAGTTATCAGGCGGGCAGTTGCAACGTGTATGTATCTATCGTTGCCTCGTAACAAAACCTTCCTATATTATTGCTGATGAGATTACGACCATGCTGGACCCTGTGGCACAAGCTGATATTTGGAAATGGTTAATTCACTATGTCAGAAACAAGCAAATAGGTTTGATGATCATCTGTCATGACGAATTATTATTAGAAAAACTATGTGACGATGTTATTCATTTTCGTGATTTAATGAAACCTACAGCTGTTGACTGACGTATTACATAGTGAGGAGGGAAGGTTATGCGAAAAGAACCGAAAGAACGGATTAACGAAAGTGCTATTCGTGCATGGCAATTATCTGCACATTTATTTGCTATTATTCCTTTATTAGTAACGATAGCTGCTTTTATTCTCGCGTACTATGTTGATTTTATTCCTTATTGGATTGGGACGATACTTGCAGCAGTAACGTTGTTGGAATGGGGGTTACTGCATTTTTTATTCCAAAGCTTCGTTGGAAAAGGTGGCGCTATCAAATTTATGATCAGGAAATTTACATACAGCATGGTATTTTGATTGTGACTAGAACGGTTGTGCCGATGATTCGTGTCCAGCATGTTGATACCCAGCAAGGTCCAATCTTGAAAAAGTACGGGTTGTCAACATTGGAAATATCGACAGCTGCTACTACTCATGAAATTCCAGCATTACTAGAAGAAGACGCAGCTGATTTGCGCGATCAGATCTCCGAATTAGCGAGGGTGGAACAAGATGATGTATGAACCGAAACGACTCCATCCGGCCGGAATGATTTTTAATTTATTTCAAGGAATCCGTCAGTCCATTGTCGGTCTTCTACCAATAGCTATTGTCGCTGTCGGAAATGGTGAATGGCTGTATGTTCTGCTAGCAGCAGCGATTTTACTTGTTTTGTTTATCGTGTTTAGTGTATTAGCATGGTATCGCTATACGTATCAATTGGAAGAAGACCAAATTCGAATTGAACAAGGCATTTTTATTCGCAAGAAACGGACCATTTCAAAACATCGGATACAATCGATTGATTTATCCCAAAACATTATTCATCGAATTTTTGGATTAACGAAAGTACAAATTGAAACAGCTGGTAGTGATCATCGTATTGATGCTGCGTTGTCAGCTGTAACGATGGAAGAGGGACAGTTATTACACAAACAACTTAAATATAACAAACAAAGTGAACCAGTTAATGAGGACTCAGAACAAGAAGAAGTCGTTGTGCCAGAACACTATCCACAACGGAAAGTCTCTGTAAAACAATTACTGATTGCTGGATCAACTTCAGCCAGTTTTGGTATTATTCTCGGTCTCTTTGGTTTAGTATTTTCTGATTTAGAAAGTCTCATACCAGACCGTTTCTACAATCAAGCAACAGATTGGGTAGTCTCTCAAGCGGTGCAAGTATTGATTGCATTTGGAATATTAACGTTTATTTTGTTATGGTGCTTCGGTATTTTACAAACGTTAATTCAATATTGGAATTTCACCATTACTAGATATGAGAAAGAATTATTTATTACACGAGGATTGTTAGAGAAAAAACAATCGACGATCCCTTTAAAACGGATCCAGGCGGTAGGGATTAAGCAATCCGTTATCAGACAGCCACTTGGTTTTGCGATTATGTATGTGGAGATTGCAAGTGGAGAGATTGGGCAAAACCAAGAAATGCATACGTTGATTTTTCCATTAATTCGAAAAAAACATGTAGCTGCTTTCTTGCAGGAATTATTACCGGAGTATACCTATCAGCCGGATAAACTGACTAAGCTGCCAAATAAGGCATTACCTTATTATTTGTTTCGGTCAGCTATTATTCCATTGATTGCCACGATTACGGTTGCTTTTCTTTCCTTTGAGTTTGCATGGATACCGCTCATTATTACAATAGCAGCTTGTATATTAGGGTATATCCAATTTCGTTCCACAGCGTATAAAATCGAAGGTGAACAACTGCTGGTACAAAAACGTACGACAAGCAAGGACACGGTACTCATTCAGCATAAAAAATTACAAAGCTTTCAAAGAAAACAACATATACTGCATCGAAAACAAAATCTTGCCACCATGGATACAGCAATTCTCAGTAAATTTATGGGGCGTCACTTTATCCTCAGAGAATTACGAGAACAGGATCTTGACTTATTAGCAGATTGGTACTCGTATCAAAAAAACAAACCATTTTCTGAATAGCCAGAGACAAGAACAGTTTAGTAACTATACGCCGAACATAACACGGTATTTCATTTGGAATATTTGTGTTATGTTCGGCTTTCTTTTATAAACAAGGATTGCAGTACGCGAAGTGCAAGAGAGTGAATGGGGCTTATATTCCGGATTGCGTCATGATTCATTTTGAAATGTTTCATGCACTTGGATCCCGTTTCGGACGACTATTTAAATCCCAACATCAACACTGTATAAAATAAAAATATTGACGAATTTTTTCGTTGAGTGTAACATCTTTCCTATGAGAAACTTTTTGAAAATATAGGCATATATATAAAGATGATCTTATTTTATAGATAAAGAGGTGTTGTCAGTGGGGTTTGAAGGAGTCGGATTCGCTTTTGGTTTGACGTTATTGGCAGGTCTTGCTACTGGGGTCGGCAGTTTGTTGGCGTTCTTCACATCAAATACCAATACGAAATTTTTATCCTGGTCACTTGGATTCTCAGCGGGTGTTATGATTTATGTGTCCATGATCGAAATTTTTGTAAAAGCGAAGGATTCACTCGTTGGGGAATTAGGTGTAACCAGCGGTAATTGGTTAACTGTTATAGGGTTCTTTGGTGGTATGATTTTAATTGCGCTGATCGATAATTGGATACCAAAACAAGGGAATCCACACGAACTGAAGAAAGTAGAAGACATGGAGAAACAGCCGAAGCATGATGCTAATTTGTTAAAGATGGGTACTTTTACAGCACTGGCTATCGCCATTCATAACTTTCCGGAGGGGATTGCTACATTTACCGCTGCATTACAGGACCCGATGTTAGGTATTCCGATTGCTGTAGCGATTGCTATTCATAATATTCCAGAAGGCATTGCTGTATCCGTTCCTGTCTATTTTGCTACTAACGATAAGAAGAAGGCTTTTCGATTATCTTTTCTGTCAGGCTTATCTGAGCCCGTTGGTGCTGTGGCGGCCTATTTATTTTTAATGCCATATTTAAATGATGTGATGTTTGGTCTAATATTTGCTGCTGTTGCTGGTATTATGGTATTTATTTCATTAGATGAATTATTGCCTGCTGCCAAGAAATACGATGAGGCGCATACTTCGATTTATGGTCTGATTCTCGGAATGGCGGTAATGGCACTTAGTTTATTATTATTTATATAAGAAATATATTTATGTTAAGAAAACTGCGGCATTTAGCGAGTGCCGCAGTTTTGCTTAGCAAGTGAGAAAGTATAAAAGTACAGTCATAGAGGTAATCATGTAAATATAAGTTGGCTTCTTATAATATGGGTTATGTTAACTAGCCATCGCTAGCCAAGCAGCCATATTGAGATATTTAATGTGCTGGGATACCGCTCCGTCCAACCACTCCGCGTCCTGCGGGGCACGGCTGAAGCTAACTTTGTGAAGAAGGGCACTTCACAAAGTGGATCTTCAGCGCCTGCCTGTCCCGCGGGAGTCTACGTGGTTGGCCTCCGCTAAAATTGGTACTCTACAACCTTTGTAAGATATAGGCATCATCCCTATAACAGGAATTGAATGATTAACATAATGCCTAGAACCACTACTTTTAGCTGTTCCATACGTTGTAGCACTTCCCTTAAGCGTAGGAAATAGGCGGAGACTCCCGTGGAATCAGCGCGAGCTGAAGATCCATTTATTTGTGCCTGTGTCTGCTAGTAATGCTTCGAAGTGAGCTTCCTCGGCACAAGGCAGCACAGATGTTATTCAAGTAGTAGCCTAGCTGAAGCCGTGCCCACAGGACGCGGAGCCTATTTCCGGAGCTTTGCAACGCAGATAAAATATTTCAAAATGACCGTTTTGCCATACAGCCTTAGTTAACATAATCCATATTATAGGAAGTTGTAGTTGTTTATTAACTAAGTAGATTAGGACCGGGCGGGTTATGCCCGGTTTTTCAAATACATCTAAATTTTCACTGAGTTGTGCTTCTTCATTGCTAACATTTTATACTTTCCAACGTAAAATAAAAATAACGGGGAATTTCCCCGTTATCATTTTCGTATCATTTTTGCAATAAACACTACCAGTGCGATGACTAATAAAATATGAATGAGCCCACCAGCCACTTTAAATAAAAATAAGATCAGCCAAGCTACTAATAATATACCAATAATAGTCCAAAGCATGTCTATCTCTCCTTTAATTCTATTGATGATATGTATAAGGTACCCATTACGAATAAAAATAAAACTTTTTCCCGAAAAATCTTGCATTATCGACAATTGGTTGTTATAATTTTAAACATAGTTTCGTTAAGGAAATGTAAATGCTTCTTAACATTTTATTTAATTTTTACATAAGATACAAAGTGTAACAAAGTCAACTGAATAGATGAATGATTTACATGCGGGTGTAGTTTAGTGGTAAAACCTCAGCCTTCCAAGCTGATGTCGAGGGTTCGATTCCCTTCACCCGCTCCATACATAGGTGTGAACGTAGTGTTTCGTTTTTAAATGAAGCATTACGTTTTTTTATTGGATGCAGAAGAGATGCGATACTTTGAATTACTTGATTATTCTTGATCATAGATTGTATTCTAATGGTGAAACCATATTAGTTAGAGGAGTTCTGATTGCATGAATAAATTACAACAACTCTTAAAAGATATTGACGGAAAAGGCTATAAAGCATACAAATCGATACAAGGCAGTTATTCCTTTCATCGTTATGAGATTTGTGTCGATTATGTGCAAGGAGATCCATTTGCCTCACCTTCCAAAATTAGAATCATTATTCCAAATGCATATCGCCAAATAAAAGAGGAGTGGAAAGAGCATAAGCAGCGGAATATATATGTAGCAGACCATCTAGCCAGGACGGTGGCTGATGCGATTTCAACAGCTTCCAATCAGTCAAAAGGATCTGGAAAAAGTGGGTTAATTCATATCGATAAACCTGGTCAGGAAATTTTGGAACGAACAGCAGTGCAAATAAAAGACGACAAAACAGTAATTTGTCTCTCTATCGGTCTTCCCGCGAACGGTCGAAAAATAAATGGGAAACAAGCAGAAACACTCTTCTTAACAACGATCCCATCCATTTTAAGAAATTCTATTTTTTCAGTAACAGATGAAGCGTTAGAAAAGAGTGCCCAGCTTGCCGATCAACATGTTGCAATTCGACAAAAAATGAAAGATAATAATTGGATTGCCTTCATTCAAGATGGTGCTATTCTTCCGAGACAAAGTGGTATTAGTAATAAACCGTTAAAACAGGCGGTACCATTTAACAGCCCTGAAGAAAATCGGGTTGCTTTTACCATTCCACACCGTGAAGAACAACTCACAGGTATGGCCATTGAGAAAGGCATCAGCTTAATTGTCGGTGGAGGCTATCATGGTAAGAGTACATTGCTCGAGGCTTTGGAACGTGGCGTATACCATCATATTACAGGAGACGGTCGTGAGTATGTTTTAACCGATCCAGCCGCTGTCAAAATCAGAGCAGAAGATGGCAGACAAGTTACTTCGGTAAATATATCAGCCTTTATAAATGATTTACCTCATGGACAAGATACCAAGCGGTTTACAACGGAAAATGCCAGCGGTAGTACGTCACAGGCGACAAATGTGGTAGAAGCAATGGAAGCAGGAGCAAGTACATTACTTATCGATGAAGATACAAGTGCTACGAATTTCATGATCCGTGATGCAAGAATGCAAGCGCTGGTTCATCAGAATAAAGAACCAATTACCCCATTTATAGATAAGATTAAACAGCTGTATGATCAACTAGGATTATCTACTATTCTCGTAATGGGAGGGTCAGGTGATTATTTTGAAGTGGCAGATCATGTCATTATGATGGATCAATACCAGCCAATTAATGTAACGGAGCAGGCAAGAAAGATAGTGGCTGATTATCCTGTTTCAAGAAAAAAACAAATAGATGAGCTCGACAATAACATGAATAACCGTGTCTTCTTACCAAACAGCCTGGCGTTGCAAAAAGGGAAAAAGAAAAAAGTCCAGGCCAAAGGTCGTTCAACTATTATGATGGGACAGTCAACGATTCTTCTGCAGGATGTAGAACAATTGGTGGATGACTCTCAGACACGAGCGATAGCGGAGTTGTTACGTCATTTGGATGCTAAAGGAATGTTGAAGCAAGATAGAACCTTAGCAACATTACTCGATGATATCGAGGCATTACTGGACAATAAAGGCTTGCAGGCATTATCACCATTTCCAGAACAACACCCTGGTGACTTGGCAAGACCGAGACGGTTTGAAATGGCAGCATGCTTAAATAGAATGAGAACGGCAAAGATAAAATAGACGACGAACAAAAAGGAGGGTGGCGCAATGGCATATCAAGACTTGAAAGAAGCAGTTATTGCTTATAGTAAAGAAATTGGCATTGATCAGATTGGGTTTGCCAGTGTTGAACCATTTAAAGAATTAAAAGCAAGATTAGAAGAACAACAAGCGTTAGGTTATGCATCGGGTTTTGAAAAGGGGACCCCTGAAGAGAGAACCACTCCGAGAAAGCTGCAGCCTGAAGCTGAATCAATCATTGCCATTGCGCTCGCTTATCCAACGAAACTAAAAGATGCTCCTAAAAGTGTCAAAGGTGACCGTCGTGGTATGTTTTGCAGAGCGTCCTGGGGAACCGATTATCACGAGGTACTTCGAGATAAATTAAATAAGCTCGCTGCTTTTTTAGAAGAACAAGTTTCTGACTTTTGTCATACATCAATGGTAGATACAGGTGAATTATCTGATCGTGCCGTTGCAGAACGGGCAGGTGTAGGATTTAGCGGTAAAAATACGCTGATTATTTCACCTGAGTTTGGATCGTATATTTATTTGGGCGAGATGATAACCAATATTCCATTTACACCAGATCAACCGATTGAAGAGGGATGCGGTACTTGTACGAAGTGTCTTGATGCATGTCCAACCGGAGCGCTTGTGGAGCCTGGCAGACTGAATGCTCAACAATGTTTGGCTTTCTTAACACAGACGAAGGGATTCATGCCAGATGAACACCGTGATAAATTAGGAAATTTCATTTATGGATTTGAAACGTGCCAGGCGGTATGTCCGTACAATAGAGGTGTTGATTTTCACCATCATTCTGAATTTGAACCAGATCCGGAATTAGTAAAACCACGTTTAACAGATTTACTGAACATCTCTAACAGGGAATTTAAAGAAAAATTTGGTGCAATGGCTGGCTCTTGGCGTGGCAAAAAACCGTTGCAACGAAATGCGATTCTCGCGCTAGGACATTATAAGGAAACATCGGCACTTGATCAGCTTATCGATTTAATGAACCATGATCCAAGGCCTGTAATTAGAGGCACCGCAGCATGGTCGATAGGGAAAATGGACACGGAATCTGGGTTCCGAGCGATTCAGCAGGCAATGACGTATGAAACAGATCCAGAAGTAATCGTAGAAATGGAAAAAGGTTTACGATTTAAAACGATAAAGCAATAGTTTTACTGGGAGGATTGTACATGGATGCATTATACTTTATGGAATACCAGTCTCCAATAGGGCCAATTCTGTTGCTGAAGCAAGGGGATCAGATTGTCTACATTAAATATGGCAGTTTGCGAGAAAAAGAAGCTGATGTTCGCAAGTGGTGTCAAAAACACGGATTGCCATTGGAATGGCATGAATCTTCGGAGCGTTTTGATGACATTGTTATCCAATTAGAAGAATATTTTCAGCAAAAGCGTACAACTTTTACGATTCCATATAAATTTTATGGTACGTCTTTTCAACAAAAAGTGTGGCAGGCACTAGCGACAAAAGTAGATTACGGAAAGACATGTTCGTATCAGGATATCGCCAATTATATAGAGTCACCAAAGGCTGTTAGAGCAGTTGGCGGTGCAAATAATAAAAATCCTATTTCAATCATCGTTCCTTGCCATCGAGTAATTGGCAAGAATGGAAAATTAGTTGGATATGGTGGCGGTCTTGATAAAAAAGAATATCTCTTATCATTGGAACAAAAGTGAAACATGTGGGAGATCTCTGATCTCCCACATGTTATGTAGGCTTGTCCAGCCGTTTTAATTATTCAGTTGCTTCGTCAGTGGATTCTTCAGTAGATTCTTCATTTTCATCGTTTGTAGCATCTTCAGTTTCTGGTTCTTCAGAATCTCCTTCACCTTCTTCTGCACAAGCAGTCAGAAAGCTAGCAGACAACATTGCTACCGCAAATATAGATAACCATTTCTTTTTCATCTTCACCCCTCCTTTTTTCCGGTCTACTTATATATACGATATAAAATTCCGCTTTGATACATATATTAACAATACTTAACAATTTTTACAGTTGGTTAATAAAATCAAATAGGGTAAGTGAAAAAAGCGATCGGATTCATATGCATGAAGATGTGAGAACTTTGAGGATAAGACGTGTCGAAGAGAAAGCAGTCGTCTGAAGATAGAATTGTTTATATAACACGCTTCCCTCCATCCCTAGATAGTGTAGTGGTTTATCAAAAAACACCCATCATTCAAAGATTACATTTATATTTACAATACGCAATAAAAGGTTCCGATTCACCTGCGATGATCGGAACCTTGAAGATGTCCTAACTAGCTATTATTCGGTTTGGGTTTCTTCATCTGTTGATTGGCTATCCTCGTTCATAGAACTGTCATCAGTTGTACTGTCTTCACTCATCGCATCATCTTCTTCAGTTGCGCCATCTTCACTCATGGAATCATCCTCAGTCGATCCTTCTTCACTCATCGATCCATCTTCAGCCGAAGAACCATCTTCTTCAGTTGCCCCATCTTCGCTCATAGAGCCATCTTCAGTAGCGCCATCCTCTGCTGGTGCCTGTTCATTTGTTGAAGAGTCATCCGCTGGTTCATCTGATTCACCTGATCCACATGCTGCTAATACTCCTGTTGATAATACGGCTACACCTATCATTGAAAACCATTTTCTTTTCAAGTTCATATTTATTTTCCTCCTTGTCATTTGTTCACAAAACACATTCCCAGGATAAAACGTAAGTAATCATAAAAAGGGTGAAATTAACGTTTTGTTAACCAAATTGAAATGTTCTGTAAAAATCAGTAACCTGGCGATATCTGATTTTTGCAATACTTAGTCTTCAATTTGAATATATATGAACCAAGGAGGGGATCGTCATGTCAGAGTGGGACTTAGTAAAACAATATTGGAAAAAGTCATGGCACTATCAACAGCCCTTAACTAGAAAAAAAGAGTTACACCAAAAAAACGGTAAAAAAATGAAACACCTTGATCTGATTGGTTATAAACAACACATCGTAACCGAGAGAAACCAGCAAAAACTTCACTATCGATTATTATATAGAATGTTAATAGATGATCATGGACAGTATTATCATGAGGAAATGATCGAAGAACGTGTAGCAGCATTGGTGGGAGATCAAGTTGTTGCTGATCAGGAAAAGAAGGTAGCAGACAATACAGATCGTCCCAAAATTATAATAGATGAAACGAGAAGCAGATTTGACTATGATCGGCGAGCGGCTGTTCAATATGCTGAACGATGGTGGAATGATGCAAACCCAGCCTATCGATATTTTGCTGAAAATGACTGTACCAATTATATTTCACAATGTATGCGTGCAGGAGGTGCACCGATGACAGGGGCACCTAATCGCTCTAAAGGATGGTGGTATCAAGGAAATAATTGGAGTTATTCCTGGTCGGTAGCTAATTCGTTTCGGTGGAATTTGAGCGGAGCTACATCTGGTTTAAAAGGTACAGAAGTATCTGACCCGAGAGATTTATTGCCTGGCGATGTTATTTGCTATGATTTCGAAGGTGATGGCAGGTGGGATCATAACACAATTGTCGTAGCAAAAGATAGTCAAAATATGCCCCTGGTTAACGCACATACTAACAATAGCCGTCATCGTTACTGGACATATGAGGATTCTGCAGCATGGACACCTGAATGTGATTAC is a genomic window of Gracilibacillus salinarum containing:
- a CDS encoding ABC transporter permease; protein product: MRKKIFFPLSLFILLYLISALLRTDAIQIDLAVKNQAPSVEHLFGTDWLGRDMLLRTLKGIQLSISVGLLTAFLSTVLGLILSLIATIHHRLDQLVGWLIDLFLSLPHLVTLILISFVLGGGMKGIIIGLMLTHWTGIARVLRAELMQLNNMPYVQMSKHLGRGFWWRARHHFLPHLIPQLVVGFTLIFPHAILHEAAITFLGFGLSAEEPAIGIILSEAMQYLSNGMWWLAFFPGLLLVVMVVLFQRFAHEFQAHIGRDRTYE
- a CDS encoding ATP-binding cassette domain-containing protein — encoded protein: MNNLLTIKKLNVLHQQSQHYLLQDINLSLTSGEVLALVGESGSGKSLLAQAILHLLPDNLEQKGEIYYRDQPFSKSQRGKNVILIPQSIDALDPLMKIGKQIEGLMKKAGRHQQMLALLTRLGLGAEIAERYPFQLSGGQARRVLVAIAIGSAADVVIADEPTPGLDQKAKQDMIALLKEVQQAGKTILLITHDFEAALQLAEQIAVLKDGRILEVVNRAEFTGEGERLQHHFTKKMWQSLPQNLFTRS
- a CDS encoding ABC transporter ATP-binding protein codes for the protein MLKVKNISYRLPNQHMLFEKVSLTMKQGYIVGLSGDSGLGKTTFAKIISGYLQAEEGEINWQIRKHEPSPVQLIWQHPEQAVNPRWRIEKIIKEAGELDQSLLAACNIPTEWLHRYPSQLSGGQLQRVCIYRCLVTKPSYIIADEITTMLDPVAQADIWKWLIHYVRNKQIGLMIICHDELLLEKLCDDVIHFRDLMKPTAVD
- a CDS encoding PH domain-containing protein, giving the protein MMYEPKRLHPAGMIFNLFQGIRQSIVGLLPIAIVAVGNGEWLYVLLAAAILLVLFIVFSVLAWYRYTYQLEEDQIRIEQGIFIRKKRTISKHRIQSIDLSQNIIHRIFGLTKVQIETAGSDHRIDAALSAVTMEEGQLLHKQLKYNKQSEPVNEDSEQEEVVVPEHYPQRKVSVKQLLIAGSTSASFGIILGLFGLVFSDLESLIPDRFYNQATDWVVSQAVQVLIAFGILTFILLWCFGILQTLIQYWNFTITRYEKELFITRGLLEKKQSTIPLKRIQAVGIKQSVIRQPLGFAIMYVEIASGEIGQNQEMHTLIFPLIRKKHVAAFLQELLPEYTYQPDKLTKLPNKALPYYLFRSAIIPLIATITVAFLSFEFAWIPLIITIAACILGYIQFRSTAYKIEGEQLLVQKRTTSKDTVLIQHKKLQSFQRKQHILHRKQNLATMDTAILSKFMGRHFILRELREQDLDLLADWYSYQKNKPFSE
- the zupT gene encoding zinc transporter ZupT; amino-acid sequence: MGFEGVGFAFGLTLLAGLATGVGSLLAFFTSNTNTKFLSWSLGFSAGVMIYVSMIEIFVKAKDSLVGELGVTSGNWLTVIGFFGGMILIALIDNWIPKQGNPHELKKVEDMEKQPKHDANLLKMGTFTALAIAIHNFPEGIATFTAALQDPMLGIPIAVAIAIHNIPEGIAVSVPVYFATNDKKKAFRLSFLSGLSEPVGAVAAYLFLMPYLNDVMFGLIFAAVAGIMVFISLDELLPAAKKYDEAHTSIYGLILGMAVMALSLLLFI
- a CDS encoding lmo0937 family membrane protein, encoding MLWTIIGILLVAWLILFLFKVAGGLIHILLVIALVVFIAKMIRK
- a CDS encoding ABC-ATPase domain-containing protein, whose protein sequence is MNKLQQLLKDIDGKGYKAYKSIQGSYSFHRYEICVDYVQGDPFASPSKIRIIIPNAYRQIKEEWKEHKQRNIYVADHLARTVADAISTASNQSKGSGKSGLIHIDKPGQEILERTAVQIKDDKTVICLSIGLPANGRKINGKQAETLFLTTIPSILRNSIFSVTDEALEKSAQLADQHVAIRQKMKDNNWIAFIQDGAILPRQSGISNKPLKQAVPFNSPEENRVAFTIPHREEQLTGMAIEKGISLIVGGGYHGKSTLLEALERGVYHHITGDGREYVLTDPAAVKIRAEDGRQVTSVNISAFINDLPHGQDTKRFTTENASGSTSQATNVVEAMEAGASTLLIDEDTSATNFMIRDARMQALVHQNKEPITPFIDKIKQLYDQLGLSTILVMGGSGDYFEVADHVIMMDQYQPINVTEQARKIVADYPVSRKKQIDELDNNMNNRVFLPNSLALQKGKKKKVQAKGRSTIMMGQSTILLQDVEQLVDDSQTRAIAELLRHLDAKGMLKQDRTLATLLDDIEALLDNKGLQALSPFPEQHPGDLARPRRFEMAACLNRMRTAKIK
- the queG gene encoding tRNA epoxyqueuosine(34) reductase QueG; protein product: MAYQDLKEAVIAYSKEIGIDQIGFASVEPFKELKARLEEQQALGYASGFEKGTPEERTTPRKLQPEAESIIAIALAYPTKLKDAPKSVKGDRRGMFCRASWGTDYHEVLRDKLNKLAAFLEEQVSDFCHTSMVDTGELSDRAVAERAGVGFSGKNTLIISPEFGSYIYLGEMITNIPFTPDQPIEEGCGTCTKCLDACPTGALVEPGRLNAQQCLAFLTQTKGFMPDEHRDKLGNFIYGFETCQAVCPYNRGVDFHHHSEFEPDPELVKPRLTDLLNISNREFKEKFGAMAGSWRGKKPLQRNAILALGHYKETSALDQLIDLMNHDPRPVIRGTAAWSIGKMDTESGFRAIQQAMTYETDPEVIVEMEKGLRFKTIKQ
- a CDS encoding methylated-DNA--[protein]-cysteine S-methyltransferase, with protein sequence MDALYFMEYQSPIGPILLLKQGDQIVYIKYGSLREKEADVRKWCQKHGLPLEWHESSERFDDIVIQLEEYFQQKRTTFTIPYKFYGTSFQQKVWQALATKVDYGKTCSYQDIANYIESPKAVRAVGGANNKNPISIIVPCHRVIGKNGKLVGYGGGLDKKEYLLSLEQK
- a CDS encoding amidase domain-containing protein is translated as MSEWDLVKQYWKKSWHYQQPLTRKKELHQKNGKKMKHLDLIGYKQHIVTERNQQKLHYRLLYRMLIDDHGQYYHEEMIEERVAALVGDQVVADQEKKVADNTDRPKIIIDETRSRFDYDRRAAVQYAERWWNDANPAYRYFAENDCTNYISQCMRAGGAPMTGAPNRSKGWWYQGNNWSYSWSVANSFRWNLSGATSGLKGTEVSDPRDLLPGDVICYDFEGDGRWDHNTIVVAKDSQNMPLVNAHTNNSRHRYWTYEDSAAWTPECDYRFFRIG